One window of Ignavibacteria bacterium genomic DNA carries:
- a CDS encoding cation:dicarboxylase symporter family transporter: MKKFSSHTLIIIALAFGALVGTLVNISAAGNPNAQQVLNTLIDSIAHPIGQIFLRLLFIVVVPLVFASLTSGVAGLGDISKLGKIGGRTLLFFLITSAFAAFVGITLLELVKPGAGFDQTARETLMNSYASQTKEIGAKTGTAVASGTLGIVNQILDMFVPRNIIKSIVNMEMIPLIVFSLLFGTALTKIAEEK, from the coding sequence ATGAAAAAATTTTCTTCGCACACTCTCATCATCATCGCTCTTGCGTTCGGAGCATTGGTCGGCACTCTTGTAAATATTTCCGCCGCGGGAAATCCGAATGCGCAACAAGTATTAAACACGCTCATTGATTCGATTGCTCATCCCATCGGACAAATCTTTCTTCGCTTGCTTTTTATCGTTGTTGTTCCACTCGTTTTTGCATCGCTTACTTCGGGCGTTGCAGGACTTGGCGATATTTCTAAACTGGGAAAAATTGGCGGACGAACGTTGTTGTTTTTTCTGATAACGTCTGCCTTCGCGGCGTTTGTCGGAATCACGTTGCTCGAATTAGTAAAACCCGGCGCAGGATTTGATCAAACCGCCCGCGAAACATTGATGAATTCTTACGCATCGCAAACAAAAGAAATCGGCGCAAAAACCGGAACTGCTGTTGCATCGGGAACACTCGGTATCGTTAATCAAATTCTCGATATGTTTGTTCCGCGCAACATTATAAAATCAATCGTTAATATGGAAATGATTCCGCTCATTGTATTCTCATTGTTATTCGGAACTGCGCTGACAAAAATTGCAGAAGAAAAA
- a CDS encoding NADH-quinone oxidoreductase subunit A, whose protein sequence is MLELYLPIFILFFFAAAFGIIMSNVNNWFGPNQPTEIKLTTYESGMKPIRTARERVSVKYYMVAMLFIVFDIEVVFLYPWAVNFKSLGMFGFVEMFVFITILFIGYIYIFKKGALRWD, encoded by the coding sequence ATGCTCGAACTTTATCTTCCAATATTTATACTCTTCTTTTTCGCTGCTGCGTTTGGAATAATAATGTCCAACGTGAACAATTGGTTTGGTCCAAATCAGCCGACAGAAATTAAACTTACCACGTATGAAAGCGGAATGAAACCTATTCGCACTGCGCGAGAACGAGTTTCCGTAAAATATTATATGGTTGCAATGTTGTTCATCGTATTTGATATTGAAGTGGTGTTTCTTTATCCGTGGGCTGTGAATTTCAAATCGCTTGGAATGTTTGGCTTCGTTGAAATGTTCGTGTTCATTACAATTTTATTCATCGGCTATATTTACATTTTTAAAAAAGGAGCATTAAGATGGGATTAG
- a CDS encoding NADH-quinone oxidoreductase subunit B, with product MGLEIAKESFFTTTIDAMVNWSRKNSLWPMPMGISCCAIEMMAMASPRFDVSRFGTEVFRFSPRQSDLMIVAGTVTYKMAHVVRKIYDQMPEPKWVIAMGACSSSGGMYRSYSVVQGIDQFIPVDVFVAGCPPRPDNVLNALIHIQKKVQLGKSAGEREKIFIGE from the coding sequence ATGGGATTAGAAATTGCAAAAGAAAGTTTTTTCACAACAACTATTGATGCAATGGTGAATTGGTCGCGGAAAAATTCTCTTTGGCCAATGCCGATGGGAATTTCATGCTGCGCAATTGAAATGATGGCGATGGCAAGTCCACGATTTGATGTTTCTCGTTTCGGAACGGAAGTGTTTCGTTTTTCTCCGCGTCAATCCGATTTGATGATTGTTGCTGGAACGGTAACGTATAAAATGGCGCATGTCGTGAGAAAAATTTATGACCAAATGCCCGAACCGAAGTGGGTAATTGCAATGGGCGCATGTTCTTCTTCCGGTGGAATGTATCGTTCGTATTCCGTTGTGCAAGGGATTGACCAATTTATTCCTGTTGATGTTTTTGTTGCCGGTTGTCCTCCTCGTCCCGATAATGTTTTGAATGCGTTGATTCATATTCAGAAAAAAGTTCAACTTGGAAAATCAGCGGGAGAGCGAGAAAAGATTTTTATTGGTGAGTAA
- a CDS encoding NADH-quinone oxidoreductase subunit C has protein sequence MNNIRELLLKKLNEQFSSAIESLNNFRDETTIIIKKEYLISVCTFLRDDTELAFDSLRDVTAVDYSGFLQNQPPHDHDISVPEKIQQQLDTRFQIVYNVYSMKNNFRIRLKVKLNEDEKIATVSTVWKSANWYEREVYDMFGITFDGHPDMRRMYLPEEFQFHPLRKEFPLMGIPGSLPLPKH, from the coding sequence ATGAACAACATCCGCGAACTTCTTTTGAAAAAACTCAACGAACAATTTTCATCTGCGATTGAATCACTTAATAATTTTCGTGATGAAACAACAATAATTATCAAGAAAGAATACCTGATTTCCGTTTGTACATTTCTACGCGATGATACTGAACTTGCTTTTGATTCTCTGCGCGACGTTACTGCTGTAGATTATTCCGGATTTTTACAAAATCAACCACCGCACGACCACGATATTTCTGTTCCGGAAAAAATTCAACAGCAACTCGACACACGATTTCAAATCGTGTATAATGTGTATTCGATGAAAAATAATTTTCGAATTCGTTTGAAAGTAAAATTGAACGAAGATGAAAAAATTGCAACTGTTTCAACTGTTTGGAAATCTGCAAACTGGTACGAACGCGAAGTGTACGATATGTTCGGAATTACATTTGACGGACATCCCGATATGCGAAGAATGTATTTGCCTGAAGAATTTCAATTTCATCCGCTCAGAAAAGAATTTCCATTGATGGGAATTCCCGGTTCGCTTCCACTTCCAAAACACTAA
- the nuoD gene encoding NADH dehydrogenase (quinone) subunit D — MRKVHFTEPSERIIQALNDQDTSFTIDDPLEHTMVLNMGPQHPATHGVLRLLVRLDGETVISCIPDLGYLHRGYEKLGENCSYHEFITHTDRLDYLSPLANNVAYTLAVEKLARIEVTKRVQFIRVICAEMARLASHFVFLGTMCMDVGALTILLWSFREREKLQDIMDVLTGVRFTNSFARIGGVANDMSDEVKKMISDYVEQFPEKIYECEKLVLSNRIFIDRCEGVGYISKEDAISMGATGPILRGSGIAHDLRRDHPYLVYNELDFDIPAFNEGDVLARFYVRLNEMKESIKILRQCLEKIPQGNVKPPAPKKVLPDKEKIYSKMEELINDFMLINFGINPPIGEVYNAIEGSKGELGFYIVSDGDGTPWRLKIRSPSFCNLQVMPQMIKGNMISDIVAIIGSVDPVMGEADK; from the coding sequence ATGAGAAAAGTTCATTTCACAGAACCTTCTGAGCGCATCATTCAAGCCCTCAATGACCAAGACACAAGTTTTACAATTGATGACCCGCTTGAACATACGATGGTCCTCAATATGGGACCACAACACCCTGCAACACATGGCGTTTTGCGTTTGCTTGTTCGACTCGATGGAGAAACAGTTATTTCTTGCATTCCTGATTTAGGGTATCTTCATCGCGGGTATGAAAAATTGGGAGAGAATTGTTCTTATCACGAATTCATTACGCACACGGACCGACTCGATTATCTTTCTCCGCTTGCTAATAATGTAGCATACACACTTGCAGTAGAAAAATTAGCGAGGATAGAAGTTACAAAGCGCGTTCAATTCATTCGTGTTATTTGTGCAGAAATGGCGCGTCTTGCTTCGCATTTTGTTTTTCTCGGAACGATGTGTATGGATGTTGGCGCACTGACAATTTTGTTGTGGAGTTTTCGCGAAAGAGAAAAACTGCAAGACATAATGGATGTACTCACAGGAGTTCGTTTCACCAATAGTTTCGCCCGTATTGGCGGTGTTGCAAACGATATGAGCGACGAAGTGAAAAAAATGATTTCTGATTACGTTGAACAATTTCCAGAAAAAATTTATGAATGTGAAAAATTAGTTTTATCGAATAGAATTTTTATAGACCGTTGCGAAGGAGTTGGTTATATTTCTAAAGAAGATGCCATTTCTATGGGTGCAACGGGACCGATTTTACGCGGCAGTGGAATTGCGCATGACTTACGCCGCGACCATCCATATTTAGTGTACAACGAACTTGATTTCGATATTCCCGCTTTCAATGAAGGCGATGTGCTTGCGCGGTTTTATGTTCGCTTGAATGAAATGAAAGAGAGCATAAAAATTTTGAGGCAATGTTTGGAAAAAATTCCGCAAGGAAATGTGAAACCACCCGCGCCGAAAAAAGTTCTTCCTGATAAAGAAAAAATTTATTCGAAAATGGAAGAACTCATAAACGATTTTATGCTCATCAATTTCGGAATCAATCCGCCAATCGGAGAAGTGTACAATGCAATTGAAGGTTCAAAAGGCGAACTTGGATTTTATATAGTGAGTGATGGCGATGGAACTCCGTGGCGTTTGAAAATTCGCTCACCATCATTTTGTAATTTACAAGTTATGCCGCAAATGATAAAAGGAAATATGATTTCTGATATTGTTGCAATCATCGGCAGTGTTGACCCGGTGATGGGAGAAGCGGATAAATAA
- a CDS encoding NAD(P)H-dependent oxidoreductase subunit E has protein sequence MLSQENLQQFERLQKFYPTKKALTLPVLWMIQEQEGWISVEAMMYVSSLLEIPVGDVYGVVTFYTMYNQQQRGKYHLQICTNISCQLRGADKLVEHACKTLNVQTEENTKDGRFTISKVECLGSCGTAPMMQMNNDFVENLSVEQLDILLNELK, from the coding sequence ATGCTTTCACAGGAAAACTTACAACAATTTGAACGACTTCAAAAATTTTATCCAACAAAAAAAGCGCTGACCCTTCCCGTGTTGTGGATGATTCAAGAACAAGAAGGATGGATCTCCGTAGAAGCAATGATGTATGTTTCTTCATTGTTAGAAATTCCCGTTGGCGATGTGTACGGCGTTGTTACGTTTTATACAATGTACAACCAACAACAGAGAGGGAAATATCATTTGCAGATTTGCACGAATATCTCTTGCCAATTGCGCGGTGCAGATAAACTTGTTGAACACGCTTGCAAAACCTTGAACGTGCAAACAGAAGAAAATACGAAAGACGGAAGATTTACCATTTCAAAAGTCGAATGTCTCGGAAGTTGCGGCACTGCACCAATGATGCAAATGAATAATGATTTTGTTGAAAATTTATCTGTTGAACAATTAGATATACTTTTGAACGAATTGAAATAA
- the nuoF gene encoding NADH-quinone oxidoreductase subunit NuoF: MQLDFTEKLILPNISNLHQLSVYEENGGYQAIRKAFTMQPDAVTNEVKQSNLRGRGGACFPTGLKWTFMPKSTTADKQTEKPKYLCCNADESEPGTFKDRQIIEFNPHLLIEGILCAAYAMGIKSTYIYIRGEYYKWYKILQNAVEEAYAKNYIGEKIFGTEFSTDIVVHRGAGAYICGEESALMNSVEGKRGYPRVKPPFPAAFGLWGCPTTINNVETLCNVPHIINRGWEWFSKIGSPKHPGTILLGVSGHVNKPGVYEFPTGILLSDLIYEVCGGIPGNKKIKAVIPGGSSTMWIRGEEIDGVRMDAESLKTVGTSIGTGGVIVMDEDTDVIKVLSRIAHFYHHESCGQCTPCREGTGWMEKILHNFESSEATLEDIDLLLDVANNIEGNTICALGDAAAWPVQSVIKKFRGEFERRVRKSPKVSSSIKPPHLVFAHATP, from the coding sequence ATGCAATTAGATTTTACAGAAAAACTTATTCTTCCAAACATTTCGAATCTTCACCAACTTTCTGTGTATGAAGAAAACGGCGGCTATCAAGCAATTCGGAAAGCATTTACAATGCAACCCGATGCTGTTACGAATGAAGTGAAACAATCCAATCTGCGCGGAAGGGGAGGAGCGTGTTTTCCCACCGGTTTGAAATGGACATTTATGCCGAAGTCCACTACAGCGGACAAGCAAACCGAAAAACCAAAATATCTTTGTTGCAACGCTGATGAAAGTGAACCGGGAACATTTAAAGACAGACAAATTATTGAGTTCAATCCGCATTTACTCATCGAAGGAATTTTATGCGCAGCGTATGCAATGGGAATAAAATCAACATACATTTATATTCGCGGAGAATATTACAAGTGGTATAAAATTTTACAAAACGCAGTTGAAGAAGCGTACGCGAAAAACTATATCGGTGAAAAAATTTTTGGAACAGAATTTTCAACTGACATCGTTGTTCACCGTGGAGCCGGAGCATACATTTGCGGAGAAGAATCTGCGTTGATGAATTCTGTAGAAGGAAAGCGTGGTTATCCGAGAGTGAAACCGCCATTTCCCGCAGCGTTTGGTTTGTGGGGATGTCCAACGACTATTAACAATGTTGAAACACTTTGCAACGTTCCACATATAATTAATCGTGGTTGGGAATGGTTTTCAAAAATTGGTTCACCAAAACATCCTGGAACAATTTTACTCGGTGTTAGTGGACATGTGAATAAACCCGGTGTATATGAATTTCCCACGGGAATTTTACTTTCCGATTTGATTTACGAAGTCTGCGGTGGTATTCCTGGAAATAAAAAAATCAAAGCAGTTATTCCTGGCGGTTCTTCGACAATGTGGATTCGCGGTGAAGAAATTGATGGTGTTCGAATGGATGCAGAATCATTGAAAACAGTTGGAACATCAATCGGGACGGGCGGTGTGATCGTGATGGATGAAGATACAGATGTTATCAAAGTTCTCTCGCGCATTGCTCATTTTTATCATCACGAAAGTTGCGGACAGTGTACACCATGTCGCGAAGGAACTGGGTGGATGGAAAAAATTCTTCACAATTTTGAAAGTAGTGAAGCAACACTTGAAGATATTGATTTACTTCTCGATGTTGCAAACAACATTGAAGGAAACACGATATGTGCTTTGGGAGATGCAGCAGCGTGGCCCGTGCAAAGTGTGATTAAAAAATTTCGCGGAGAGTTCGAACGACGTGTAAGAAAATCTCCAAAAGTTTCATCGTCTATAAAACCTCCACATCTGGTTTTTGCGCACGCAACTCCATAA